One genomic region from Spirosoma sp. KCTC 42546 encodes:
- a CDS encoding (2Fe-2S)-binding protein: protein MAKYSLKINGKIRQLDVDPATPMLWVLRDHLDMPGTKYGCGIAQCGACTVHLNGTAVRSCQLPVSAVGKEAITTIEGLSANGDHPVQKAWLEHDVAQCGYCQSGQMMSAASLLKTNPKPTDADIDAAMSGNICRCGTYLRIKEAIKSASKK from the coding sequence GTGGCAAAATATAGCTTAAAAATCAACGGTAAAATCAGGCAGCTGGACGTCGATCCAGCCACGCCCATGCTTTGGGTGCTACGCGATCACCTGGATATGCCCGGCACCAAATACGGCTGCGGCATTGCCCAGTGCGGAGCCTGCACGGTTCATTTAAACGGAACAGCAGTACGTTCTTGCCAACTACCCGTTTCGGCTGTAGGGAAAGAAGCCATTACCACCATCGAAGGGCTGTCGGCGAATGGCGACCATCCGGTGCAAAAAGCGTGGCTGGAACACGATGTGGCTCAATGTGGCTATTGCCAGTCGGGGCAAATGATGAGCGCGGCTTCGTTATTGAAGACTAACCCAAAGCCCACCGATGCCGACATCGATGCGGCCATGAGTGGCAACATCTGCCGGTGTGGAACGTATTTACGCATCAAAGAGGCTATCAAATCAGCATCTAAAAAATAA
- a CDS encoding transposase family protein, whose protein sequence is MEWPTFFADVPDFRLNRRKRHLLLDILVISLLAVICGADYCEEIALYGRQKETFLRTFLSLPNGIP, encoded by the coding sequence ATGGAATGGCCTACTTTCTTTGCCGACGTACCGGACTTCCGATTGAACCGCCGTAAACGTCATTTGTTGCTTGATATATTAGTAATCAGCTTGTTAGCTGTTATCTGCGGAGCCGATTATTGTGAAGAAATCGCCCTCTATGGCCGCCAAAAAGAAACCTTCCTGCGCACATTCCTGAGTCTACCCAATGGCATTCCATAG
- a CDS encoding XdhC family protein: MKEINRILAIYDQIDHAQRKVALATVVYVEGSAYRRPGARMLVSDDGRWEGAISGGCLEGDALRKARQVMLDGKPMVVRYDTMDDDANSLGVGLGCNGIIDVFIEPIDPADSTNPIALLREFSLLRDRRVIASVCRSTSGTGIWEGSRFVLTGQPTDQIPGWLRQDMELVMEVGKPLTSIIPVVGGFVDVFIERLDPGIELVIFGAGYDAIPLTRLATEIGWRVTVTEDCIAHLAPKRFPEATCLLYADADAVTDKLAFTDRTAAILMSHNYKYDLAVLTNLLSTQVPYIGVLGPRKRYDKMKNQWDKTGPSFAPSVLKRVHSPIGLDLGAETPDEIALSILSEIKAFFSQRNGGFLTDRPGPIHERISLEEEQFLA; encoded by the coding sequence ATGAAAGAAATTAACCGTATACTGGCCATTTATGATCAGATTGACCATGCTCAGCGTAAAGTGGCATTGGCAACGGTCGTTTATGTAGAAGGGTCGGCCTACCGACGGCCCGGTGCCCGGATGCTGGTGAGTGACGATGGCCGCTGGGAAGGAGCCATCAGTGGTGGCTGTCTGGAAGGGGATGCCCTGCGCAAAGCCCGCCAGGTCATGCTCGATGGCAAGCCCATGGTCGTGCGCTACGATACCATGGATGATGACGCCAATAGCCTGGGGGTTGGCCTGGGTTGCAATGGCATCATCGACGTATTTATTGAGCCTATCGATCCCGCCGATTCAACCAACCCGATTGCCTTGTTGCGCGAATTTAGTTTGCTTCGTGACCGGCGCGTTATTGCCAGCGTTTGCCGTAGCACAAGTGGTACAGGCATATGGGAGGGGAGCCGCTTCGTGCTCACGGGGCAACCAACGGATCAGATTCCAGGCTGGCTTCGGCAGGATATGGAACTGGTCATGGAGGTCGGCAAGCCGTTGACGTCAATTATACCGGTTGTTGGTGGTTTCGTCGACGTGTTTATCGAGCGCCTGGATCCGGGTATTGAGCTGGTGATTTTCGGGGCGGGTTACGATGCGATTCCGCTCACCCGGCTAGCTACCGAAATCGGCTGGCGGGTTACGGTGACCGAAGATTGCATTGCCCACCTGGCACCCAAACGCTTTCCGGAAGCGACCTGCCTGCTCTACGCCGATGCCGATGCAGTGACCGACAAACTTGCCTTTACGGATCGGACAGCTGCGATCCTAATGTCGCACAACTACAAGTACGACCTGGCGGTGCTGACCAACTTGCTATCAACCCAAGTTCCCTACATTGGCGTACTTGGTCCGCGGAAACGCTATGATAAAATGAAGAACCAGTGGGATAAAACGGGCCCGTCTTTTGCCCCATCAGTGCTGAAGCGAGTGCATTCACCCATTGGCTTAGACCTGGGAGCCGAAACCCCCGATGAGATTGCACTGTCCATTTTAAGTGAGATCAAAGCCTTTTTCAGCCAGCGGAACGGCGGATTTTTAACTGACCGACCCGGACCGATTCATGAGCGGATATCGCTTGAAGAGGAACAGTTTTTAGCCTAA
- a CDS encoding GntR family transcriptional regulator: protein MDFRDKQAIYLQIADYVSEQILLSRWPVGEKIPSVRELAAELEVNPNTVMRTYEFLSQQGIITSKRGMGYFSSEDATDKILTFRREQFLQNDLPLFFKNLTLLGIDLREIETRYEEYINTTTNV, encoded by the coding sequence ATGGATTTTCGAGATAAACAAGCCATCTATCTGCAAATCGCAGACTACGTCAGTGAGCAGATTTTACTGAGCCGCTGGCCAGTAGGAGAGAAGATTCCATCGGTACGTGAACTGGCAGCCGAACTGGAAGTGAACCCCAACACGGTTATGCGAACGTACGAGTTTCTAAGCCAACAGGGTATTATTACCAGCAAGCGAGGCATGGGCTATTTCTCATCCGAGGATGCTACTGACAAAATTCTCACGTTTCGGCGCGAGCAGTTTTTGCAGAATGACCTGCCCCTGTTTTTTAAAAATTTGACCTTACTAGGTATTGACCTGCGCGAAATCGAAACACGATACGAGGAATATATAAACACGACAACGAACGTATAA
- a CDS encoding ISAs1 family transposase, which translates to MSIDAIACEQSNAELIVEKKGHYLLALKKNQGLLYEQVTQRMQQNKLQLPVDEDIDFGSGRIETRRCSVESNLSLYDDLQDWPSCQSVIMIEVSREINGLINHQTRYYLSDLVLPAAHFNSAVRHHWGIENHRAAGAVTLVSGHGLP; encoded by the coding sequence GTGAGCATTGATGCCATCGCTTGTGAACAAAGCAATGCGGAATTAATCGTGGAAAAGAAAGGACATTATCTGCTGGCGTTGAAAAAAAATCAGGGGCTACTTTATGAGCAAGTAACCCAGAGAATGCAACAAAATAAATTGCAACTTCCTGTTGATGAGGATATTGATTTTGGTAGTGGCCGCATCGAAACACGTCGTTGCTCTGTGGAGAGTAACCTGAGCTTGTATGATGATCTACAGGATTGGCCATCATGTCAAAGTGTGATTATGATCGAAGTTAGCCGGGAAATCAACGGCCTTATCAATCATCAGACTCGTTATTATCTAAGTGATTTGGTCCTACCTGCTGCCCATTTCAACTCGGCCGTTCGCCATCATTGGGGCATCGAGAATCACCGGGCCGCCGGAGCGGTTACACTGGTGTCTGGACATGGTCTTCCATGA
- a CDS encoding xanthine dehydrogenase family protein molybdopterin-binding subunit: MTTNKTSVTRRSFLKASLLSGGGMLLSVSWLSNAKAADKLQALNVPEQWAQLNGYIQITPDNIIKLICPNPEFGQNVMTSLPMMVAEELDADWKNVVVEMGPHDNAKLGPQFTGGSNSVRMYWKPLREAGAAARQMLCEAAAQTWSVPVGEVTTKAGVLHHASGKSAKYGEMAGKAATLAVPKGMKLKAPKDFTIVRNSKKNVEGKKIVTGKPLFGLDYRADGMLIAMIQHPPGFGMKLKSFDASQTIKMPGIKDVFTLKLYPDGFEQGGFDTRTFNELLVVVGKSTWEVMNARKKLKVQWEPIGDTKDTMMGRGGKREVAVPGELESTAAQLEKMAEWAKKPAQQLRKDGDPETAFKNAAQVIERTYNAPFLAHNTMEPMNFFAHVTDEKAVVAGPLQAPGWAEPTLSKLLNLPADKIEIQMTRMGGGFGRRAYSQYMYEAALISKHAKAPIKLIYTREDDMTYGIYRPMYTATYRAALDANKNLIAFHVKGGGIPEHAIHANRFPAGAVDNYLAEGWEIPSNITIGAFRAPRSNFNAAAEQSFLDEVAEAMGKDPIEFRLDLLKKAKTAPVGKNNEYDADRYASVLTLVRDKSGWNKPGNEKYNRGVAAYFCHNSYAAHVVDMVTRDGEPYVERVFSAMDCGIVVNPDAARNMVQGAVVDGIGNAFYGALTHKNGAADQSNFHNYRLIRHNEAPQKIEVHFVENDLDPTGLGEPPFPPVFGAVANALYKNKGKRFYNQPFKPELDKRI, from the coding sequence ATGACTACAAATAAAACATCCGTTACCAGGCGTTCTTTCTTAAAGGCTTCGCTGCTGTCAGGTGGTGGCATGCTACTCAGTGTGAGCTGGCTATCCAACGCGAAAGCGGCCGATAAACTACAGGCGCTGAATGTACCCGAGCAATGGGCGCAACTGAACGGTTATATACAGATTACCCCCGATAACATTATCAAACTCATATGCCCTAACCCGGAGTTTGGGCAGAACGTGATGACGTCGCTGCCGATGATGGTGGCCGAAGAACTGGATGCCGACTGGAAAAACGTGGTGGTTGAAATGGGACCGCACGACAACGCCAAATTAGGTCCCCAGTTTACGGGAGGCAGTAACTCGGTTCGCATGTACTGGAAACCACTCCGGGAAGCCGGGGCAGCCGCTCGCCAGATGTTGTGCGAAGCAGCCGCTCAGACATGGAGCGTGCCCGTTGGCGAAGTGACGACAAAAGCGGGCGTATTGCATCACGCGAGCGGGAAGTCGGCCAAGTATGGCGAAATGGCCGGTAAAGCTGCTACGTTGGCTGTTCCCAAAGGCATGAAGCTGAAAGCCCCCAAAGACTTTACCATTGTCCGTAATTCCAAGAAGAATGTTGAAGGGAAAAAAATAGTTACCGGCAAGCCCCTTTTCGGATTGGACTATCGGGCAGATGGGATGTTGATCGCTATGATTCAGCATCCGCCTGGCTTCGGGATGAAACTTAAATCGTTCGATGCCTCGCAAACCATTAAAATGCCGGGTATAAAGGATGTGTTCACCCTAAAACTGTACCCGGATGGTTTCGAACAGGGCGGTTTCGACACCCGTACCTTCAATGAGTTGCTGGTTGTGGTGGGAAAATCCACCTGGGAAGTCATGAATGCCCGCAAGAAGCTGAAAGTGCAATGGGAACCCATCGGCGACACTAAGGATACCATGATGGGCCGGGGCGGCAAACGGGAAGTGGCGGTTCCCGGTGAGTTGGAAAGTACCGCTGCCCAGCTTGAAAAAATGGCGGAATGGGCCAAAAAGCCCGCGCAACAATTACGGAAAGACGGCGACCCTGAAACGGCCTTCAAGAATGCGGCTCAGGTCATCGAACGCACCTACAATGCGCCCTTTTTAGCCCACAACACCATGGAGCCGATGAATTTCTTCGCCCATGTGACGGATGAAAAAGCGGTAGTAGCCGGACCTTTACAGGCGCCAGGTTGGGCCGAACCCACGCTGTCGAAACTGTTAAACCTGCCTGCCGACAAGATTGAGATTCAGATGACGCGGATGGGCGGGGGCTTCGGTCGTCGGGCGTATAGTCAATATATGTATGAAGCGGCTCTGATCTCCAAACATGCCAAAGCTCCCATCAAACTGATCTACACCCGCGAAGATGACATGACCTATGGCATCTATCGGCCCATGTACACGGCTACGTATCGAGCGGCTCTGGATGCCAACAAGAATCTGATTGCCTTCCACGTGAAAGGGGGCGGCATACCGGAACATGCCATTCATGCCAATCGTTTCCCGGCCGGAGCCGTGGATAACTACCTGGCTGAAGGCTGGGAGATTCCATCTAATATCACCATTGGGGCCTTCCGGGCTCCGCGCTCCAACTTCAACGCAGCTGCCGAGCAATCCTTCCTGGACGAAGTGGCCGAGGCTATGGGCAAAGACCCCATCGAGTTTAGACTCGACCTGTTAAAAAAGGCAAAGACGGCTCCCGTTGGCAAAAACAATGAGTATGATGCCGACCGATATGCGAGTGTACTCACGCTCGTACGCGACAAGTCGGGCTGGAATAAGCCGGGTAACGAGAAATACAATCGTGGCGTCGCGGCTTATTTCTGCCATAACTCCTACGCAGCCCACGTGGTCGACATGGTTACTCGGGATGGGGAACCGTATGTAGAACGCGTATTCAGTGCGATGGACTGCGGTATTGTGGTAAATCCCGATGCGGCCCGGAACATGGTGCAGGGCGCGGTAGTCGACGGAATCGGGAATGCGTTCTACGGTGCCCTGACGCACAAAAATGGGGCTGCCGATCAAAGTAATTTTCATAATTACCGGCTCATCCGGCATAACGAGGCCCCACAAAAGATTGAGGTTCACTTCGTGGAAAATGACCTCGATCCTACTGGCTTAGGCGAACCGCCTTTCCCACCGGTGTTTGGCGCAGTGGCCAATGCGCTGTACAAAAACAAGGGGAAGCGTTTTTACAATCAGCCCTTTAAGCCTGAGCTGGACAAGCGGATTTAA